In Helicobacter bilis, a genomic segment contains:
- the gmd gene encoding GDP-mannose 4,6-dehydratase yields the protein MAKVALITGITGQDGAYLAEFLLNKGYEVHGIKRRSSLFNTDRIDHIYQDIHADNVRFHLHYGDLTDSTNLIRIMQLVKPDEVYNLAAMSHVAVSFETPEYTANADGIGTLRLLEAIRILGMENKTKIYQASTSELYGLVQAVPQNENTPFYPRSPYACAKLYAYWITINYREAYNIFASNGILFNHESPIRGETFVTRKITRGVSKIALGLQDKLYLGNLSAKRDWGHAKDYVEAMYLILQQDKAQDFVIATGVTTEVRDFVRLSFKELGIDIEFKGSGVDEVGIVAKCSGDYKLPIGKEVVAVDSRYFRPTEVDLLLGDPSKAQKILGWSPKYDLSMLVADMMQSDLKLMQKDKYLKDGGYTIMRYFE from the coding sequence ATGGCAAAAGTCGCATTAATCACAGGGATAACGGGGCAAGATGGGGCATATTTAGCAGAGTTTTTACTCAATAAAGGCTATGAAGTGCATGGCATAAAGCGTAGAAGTTCGCTTTTTAACACCGATAGAATCGATCATATATACCAAGATATTCACGCAGACAATGTGAGATTTCACCTGCATTATGGGGATTTGACAGATTCTACAAATCTTATACGCATTATGCAGCTTGTAAAGCCAGATGAGGTGTATAATCTTGCCGCAATGAGTCATGTAGCTGTTAGCTTTGAGACACCAGAATATACCGCAAATGCCGATGGTATAGGTACGCTTAGACTTTTAGAGGCGATTAGAATCTTAGGCATGGAAAATAAAACAAAGATTTATCAAGCCTCTACAAGTGAGCTGTATGGCTTAGTCCAAGCAGTCCCACAAAATGAAAATACGCCATTTTATCCACGCTCACCTTATGCCTGTGCGAAACTCTATGCTTATTGGATTACGATCAATTATAGGGAGGCATATAATATTTTTGCTAGTAATGGGATCTTATTTAATCATGAAAGTCCTATTCGCGGTGAGACATTTGTAACGCGTAAAATCACACGCGGTGTGAGTAAAATCGCACTTGGACTGCAAGATAAACTCTATTTAGGGAATCTTTCTGCAAAAAGAGATTGGGGACATGCAAAGGATTATGTAGAGGCGATGTATCTTATCTTGCAACAAGACAAGGCACAAGATTTTGTCATCGCAACAGGTGTTACCACAGAAGTAAGAGATTTTGTGAGATTAAGCTTTAAAGAACTTGGCATAGATATTGAGTTTAAGGGTAGTGGTGTAGATGAAGTGGGCATTGTAGCAAAATGTAGTGGTGATTATAAGCTGCCTATTGGTAAGGAAGTCGTAGCGGTTGATTCTCGCTATTTTAGACCTACTGAAGTAGATTTATTATTAGGTGATCCAAGCAAGGCACAAAAGATTCTGGGTTGGAGTCCAAAATATGATTTATCAATGCTTGTTGCTGATATGATGCAAAGCGATTTAAAGCTTATGCAAAAGGATAAATATTTAAAAGATGGTGGCTATACGATTATGCGATATTTTGAGTAG
- the mqnE gene encoding aminofutalosine synthase MqnE, with product MDLLDKAMRGDIADLDSITLAKLYDYDIYELGNAAYSIRESYFDRKVFFNINRHINPTNICADVCKFCAFSASRKNPNPYSMSIDEVVNLCVNAYNNGAKEVHIVAAHHPTHEYQHYLDMFRAVKDSVPHIHVKAMGAAEIDYLTRKFNLPLEQVINDLIESGVDSLPGGGAEIFDEKVRKTLCHGKANAERWLEIHKLWHKLGKMSNATMLFGHIEERHHRIDHMLRLREIQTSLEQANNKQGGFNAFIPLLYQRDNNFLKAKEAPSAQEILKTMAIARILLQNIPHLKAYWASLSFNLAIVSQEFGADDMDGTIEYESIQSAAGAKSRNGVSKEEMIYQIKDAGFIPVERDSLYNELQSHKEVS from the coding sequence ATGGATTTACTTGATAAAGCAATGCGTGGTGATATAGCAGACCTTGATTCAATAACTCTTGCTAAACTTTATGATTATGATATTTATGAGCTTGGGAATGCAGCATATTCAATACGAGAATCTTATTTTGATAGAAAGGTATTTTTCAATATCAATCGCCATATAAATCCTACAAATATTTGTGCTGATGTATGTAAATTTTGTGCGTTTTCAGCAAGTCGTAAAAATCCAAATCCATATAGCATGAGCATTGATGAAGTGGTAAATCTCTGTGTTAATGCTTACAATAATGGTGCAAAAGAGGTGCATATCGTAGCAGCCCATCACCCAACGCATGAATATCAGCATTATTTAGATATGTTTCGTGCGGTAAAAGATTCTGTCCCGCACATTCATGTAAAAGCTATGGGTGCAGCAGAGATTGACTATCTCACAAGAAAGTTTAATCTCCCTTTAGAGCAAGTCATAAATGATTTAATAGAATCTGGTGTTGATTCCCTGCCCGGCGGTGGTGCGGAAATCTTTGATGAAAAGGTGAGAAAGACACTTTGTCATGGTAAGGCAAACGCAGAGAGATGGCTAGAGATACATAAACTATGGCATAAGCTTGGCAAAATGAGTAATGCAACTATGCTTTTTGGACATATTGAAGAGAGACATCACAGAATTGATCACATGCTTCGTTTAAGAGAGATTCAGACTTCATTAGAGCAAGCTAATAATAAACAAGGCGGCTTTAATGCTTTTATCCCCCTGCTTTATCAAAGGGATAATAACTTTTTAAAGGCAAAGGAAGCCCCAAGCGCACAAGAGATTCTAAAAACTATGGCGATTGCTAGAATCTTATTGCAAAATATCCCGCATTTAAAGGCTTACTGGGCGTCTCTCTCGTTTAACCTTGCTATTGTATCTCAAGAATTTGGTGCAGATGATATGGATGGGACAATCGAGTATGAGAGCATACAATCAGCCGCTGGGGCGAAAAGTCGCAATGGTGTGAGTAAGGAAGAAATGATATATCAAATAAAAGATGCAGGTTTTATACCTGTGGAGCGTGATAGTTTGTATAATGAGTTGCAAAGCCATAAGGAAGTGTCATAA
- a CDS encoding NAD(P)-dependent alcohol dehydrogenase: protein MLLEENLAQANNGQKITAKGYAVTHKDDTFKPFSFTRHAMGENDILIEILYAGICHSDIHSARSEWKEGIYPMVPGHEIAGRVVAVGKNVSKFKIGDYAGVGCMVNSCGECNACKQSQEQFCENGKAVFTYDCLDCFHDNAPTYGGYSNNIVVSEKFAISVPHNAPLEKVAPLLCAGITTYSPLKFSKVKRGDKIAVAGFGGLGLMAVKYALYLGAEVSVFARNTLKAQEAKNLGVKALYTSASECSERFDFIISTIPTAYDVNSYVDLLKFGGEMAIVGLPPVELKTHIDVTRLVFSAGKKVYGSLIGGIKETQEMLDISVKEGIYPEVEIISVKDIDTAYSNLTSGKAKFRYVIDMGSLEGE from the coding sequence ATGCTTTTAGAAGAAAATCTAGCCCAAGCCAACAATGGGCAAAAAATCACCGCAAAAGGCTATGCAGTTACGCACAAAGATGACACATTTAAGCCTTTTAGCTTCACTCGCCACGCAATGGGAGAAAATGACATATTGATTGAGATTCTCTATGCTGGAATCTGCCATAGCGATATACACTCTGCTAGAAGTGAATGGAAAGAGGGAATCTATCCTATGGTCCCAGGGCACGAGATAGCTGGGCGTGTGGTAGCTGTGGGTAAAAATGTGAGTAAGTTTAAGATCGGCGATTATGCGGGGGTTGGCTGTATGGTGAATTCCTGTGGGGAATGCAATGCGTGTAAGCAGAGCCAAGAGCAGTTTTGCGAGAATGGCAAGGCGGTTTTTACCTATGATTGCCTTGATTGCTTCCACGATAATGCCCCAACTTATGGAGGTTACTCAAATAATATCGTTGTGAGTGAAAAATTTGCGATAAGTGTGCCGCACAATGCCCCGCTAGAGAAAGTCGCCCCACTGCTTTGTGCTGGGATCACCACTTATAGCCCCTTAAAATTTAGCAAGGTAAAAAGGGGCGATAAGATCGCAGTAGCTGGATTTGGCGGACTTGGGCTTATGGCGGTGAAATACGCCCTATATCTTGGGGCGGAAGTGAGTGTGTTTGCACGAAATACACTTAAGGCACAAGAGGCTAAGAATCTAGGCGTGAAAGCCCTTTACACAAGTGCGAGTGAATGCAGTGAGCGATTTGATTTTATCATCTCTACCATTCCTACGGCTTATGATGTCAATAGCTATGTGGATTTGCTGAAATTTGGCGGTGAGATGGCAATTGTGGGGCTGCCGCCTGTGGAGCTAAAAACGCATATTGATGTAACAAGGCTTGTTTTTAGTGCGGGTAAAAAGGTGTATGGCTCACTCATTGGCGGCATTAAAGAGACGCAAGAAATGCTAGATATTTCTGTGAAAGAAGGAATCTACCCTGAAGTAGAAATCATTAGTGTAAAGGACATTGACACAGCATATAGCAATCTTACAAGCGGCAAGGCAAAATTCCGCTATGTGATTGATATGGGAAGCTTGGAGGGGGAGTAA
- the gdhA gene encoding NADP-specific glutamate dehydrogenase codes for MSYASNVLNKLKEQYPSQTLFHQAVEEVFESLEPALQKDKRYESYAILERLTIPDREIHFRVSWVDDKGKIQTNRAYRIEFNSAIGPYKGGLRFHPSVNDGVIKFLGFEQIFKNSLTTLAMGGGKGGSDFDPKGKSEGEIMRFCQSFMNELYRHIGATTDVPAGDIGVGGREIGYLFGQYRKLTNRFDGVLTGKAIPWGGSLVRTEATGYGCVYFAEEMLKARGESLEGKICSVSGAGNVAIYTIEKLYQLGAKPVTASDSQGMIYDKDGIDLALLKEIKEVRRASLSEYAKERPQAVYTPISEYPKDSNPVWAVPCFAAFPSATQNELNGNDAKILLANGCKCVSEGANMPSNLDAAHQFINAKICYGPGKAANAGGVAVSGLEMAQNASMNPWSFEVVDKRLHSIMESIFANASETAKEFGDPTNLVLGANIAGFRKVAGAMIDQGVI; via the coding sequence ATGTCATACGCAAGTAATGTTCTCAACAAATTAAAAGAGCAATATCCTTCACAGACACTTTTTCATCAAGCTGTGGAGGAAGTTTTTGAGTCCCTTGAACCGGCACTTCAAAAGGATAAGAGATATGAATCTTATGCCATACTTGAGCGTCTTACGATTCCTGATAGAGAGATTCATTTTCGCGTAAGTTGGGTTGATGATAAGGGCAAGATTCAAACAAATCGTGCCTATCGCATTGAGTTTAACTCCGCTATTGGACCATACAAAGGTGGGTTAAGATTCCACCCAAGCGTGAATGATGGCGTGATTAAATTTTTGGGCTTTGAGCAGATTTTTAAAAACTCTCTTACAACACTTGCTATGGGCGGTGGTAAGGGCGGAAGCGACTTTGATCCAAAGGGTAAAAGCGAAGGTGAAATTATGCGGTTTTGTCAAAGCTTTATGAATGAGCTGTATCGCCATATCGGTGCGACTACCGATGTCCCAGCGGGTGATATTGGCGTAGGTGGGCGAGAGATAGGCTATCTCTTTGGGCAGTATAGAAAGCTTACAAACCGCTTTGATGGGGTGCTTACAGGTAAGGCTATCCCGTGGGGTGGAAGCCTTGTAAGGACAGAAGCCACAGGCTATGGTTGCGTGTATTTTGCTGAAGAAATGCTAAAAGCACGAGGCGAGAGCTTGGAGGGTAAAATTTGTAGCGTATCTGGTGCTGGAAATGTAGCCATTTACACGATTGAAAAGCTCTATCAGCTTGGGGCAAAGCCCGTAACGGCAAGCGATTCTCAAGGTATGATTTATGATAAAGATGGCATTGATTTGGCATTGCTAAAAGAGATTAAGGAAGTGAGAAGAGCGTCTCTAAGTGAATATGCCAAAGAGCGACCACAAGCGGTTTATACGCCAATTAGCGAGTATCCAAAAGATAGCAATCCGGTGTGGGCTGTGCCTTGCTTTGCGGCATTCCCAAGTGCGACACAAAATGAGCTTAATGGCAATGATGCTAAGATTCTCCTTGCTAATGGTTGCAAATGCGTGAGTGAAGGGGCAAATATGCCCTCAAACCTTGATGCAGCACATCAATTTATCAATGCTAAGATTTGCTATGGACCAGGCAAGGCTGCAAATGCTGGTGGCGTGGCAGTAAGCGGACTAGAAATGGCGCAAAATGCAAGTATGAATCCGTGGAGCTTTGAAGTGGTGGATAAGCGATTGCATAGCATTATGGAAAGTATTTTTGCTAATGCAAGTGAGACGGCAAAAGAGTTTGGCGATCCTACAAACCTTGTGCTTGGTGCAAATATCGCAGGATTTAGAAAGGTTGCTGGAGCGATGATTGACCAAGGTGTGATTTAA
- a CDS encoding DUF3240 family protein — MIMLDVYMRFEIKDNVIDLLLANGYDDFFFIEAKKYAAKNMLLSDEEQVSGRQNYAIIKLYLNDTAAGMLASLIKEEFKDVRVFAVECQPLAFFGM; from the coding sequence ATGATAATGCTTGATGTTTATATGCGTTTTGAGATAAAGGATAATGTTATTGATTTGCTACTTGCAAATGGCTATGATGATTTCTTTTTCATTGAGGCAAAGAAGTATGCAGCAAAAAATATGCTTTTAAGCGATGAAGAGCAAGTAAGTGGGCGGCAAAACTATGCTATTATTAAACTTTACTTAAACGACACTGCTGCGGGTATGCTTGCAAGTCTTATTAAAGAAGAGTTTAAAGATGTGCGTGTATTCGCAGTAGAGTGTCAGCCTCTTGCATTTTTTGGCATGTAG
- the msrA gene encoding peptide-methionine (S)-S-oxide reductase MsrA, giving the protein MAVIYLAGGCFWGVQGYFDRLKGVLDSVVGYANSQIANPSYELVCSGTSGAVETLKLEYDESVLSLREIMERFLSIIDPCALNYQGNDRGTQYRSGVYYVDLENENVIRECLRAWEQRQNRKAVTEILPLANFYEAESYHQKYLEKNPNGYCHINIDTALRSFGRVQIESEE; this is encoded by the coding sequence ATGGCGGTGATTTATCTTGCTGGTGGTTGTTTTTGGGGAGTGCAGGGCTATTTTGATAGGCTTAAAGGTGTGCTAGATTCTGTTGTTGGCTATGCGAACTCTCAAATTGCAAATCCATCTTATGAACTTGTATGTAGTGGGACAAGTGGGGCGGTTGAGACCTTAAAGCTAGAGTATGATGAATCTGTGCTTTCATTGCGTGAGATTATGGAGCGGTTTTTATCTATCATTGATCCTTGTGCGTTAAATTATCAAGGCAATGACAGAGGGACGCAGTATCGCAGTGGTGTGTATTATGTAGATTTGGAGAATGAGAATGTAATAAGAGAATGCTTGAGAGCGTGGGAGCAAAGGCAGAATCGCAAGGCAGTTACAGAGATTCTGCCTTTAGCTAATTTTTATGAAGCAGAAAGTTATCATCAAAAATATTTAGAGAAAAATCCCAATGGCTATTGCCATATTAATATAGATACTGCTTTGCGAAGTTTTGGACGAGTTCAAATAGAATCTGAGGAATAA
- a CDS encoding HTH domain-containing protein, with the protein MQKKMTYLEAISCVLQDATEPLNCGQIWDLIVASGLDKNLVNASQKPSKMVYGRIYRDMRDKQDSIFMVASRAPTTFWLRARENELQNGLESLIQTSKTSNEKQKGRGFHERDLHPLFVRFAKDYFDVYAKTIKHEKSKKSQSGQDKWNYPDIVGVHFPFNDYSERETLELSQNLNCRDFKIYSFELKVSLDFSNLKESYFQAVSNSSFANEGYLVVFEELDSEVFDELRRLHSSFGIGLIKLELEPTESSVLLPSTLRNLDFKTIDMLVNKNADFREFIDTINGDIQTNDKRRIALQYYDRVLDDESLDRYLNEKGLRG; encoded by the coding sequence ATGCAAAAGAAAATGACATATTTGGAGGCAATAAGTTGTGTATTGCAAGATGCTACTGAACCGCTCAATTGTGGGCAAATTTGGGATTTAATAGTAGCAAGTGGATTGGATAAAAATCTAGTCAATGCAAGTCAAAAACCATCGAAAATGGTGTATGGTCGGATTTATAGAGATATGAGAGATAAGCAGGATTCTATATTTATGGTGGCTTCAAGAGCACCCACGACCTTTTGGCTAAGGGCGAGAGAGAATGAGTTGCAGAATGGATTAGAATCTCTAATACAGACAAGCAAGACAAGTAACGAGAAGCAAAAAGGTAGGGGCTTTCACGAGCGGGATTTGCACCCGCTGTTTGTGCGGTTTGCAAAAGATTATTTTGATGTGTATGCAAAGACGATAAAGCACGAAAAGAGTAAAAAGAGCCAAAGTGGGCAGGATAAGTGGAACTATCCCGATATTGTGGGTGTGCATTTCCCATTTAATGATTATAGTGAGAGAGAAACGCTAGAGCTAAGCCAGAATCTAAACTGCCGTGATTTTAAGATTTACTCCTTTGAGCTAAAAGTTTCACTTGATTTTAGCAATTTGAAAGAGAGCTACTTTCAAGCGGTGAGTAACTCTAGCTTTGCAAATGAGGGGTATTTGGTGGTATTTGAAGAGCTAGATTCTGAAGTGTTTGATGAGCTAAGGCGGCTGCATAGTAGCTTTGGCATTGGGCTTATAAAGCTAGAGCTAGAGCCTACTGAATCTTCTGTGCTTTTGCCCTCAACGCTAAGAAACTTGGATTTTAAAACCATTGATATGCTAGTGAATAAAAATGCGGATTTTAGGGAGTTTATTGACACGATAAATGGCGATATACAGACAAATGATAAAAGGCGGATTGCTCTGCAGTATTATGACAGGGTGCTTGATGATGAGAGTTTGGATAGGTATTTGAATGAGAAGGGCTTAAGGGGTTAG
- a CDS encoding outer membrane protein transport protein, translating into MLRHKRVVGVICGLALSIESMQASGFRLTEQSLNGTALNSAFIAGAYGADSTYYNPANMSLGRDSDKWEFEANGTLIYIPSFSFDTENRDMGINVEASGLSGLVANGHFCEKDGHSNKVNNKAEPGVPCGAARVGGYATTTLQPVPKFFLKSRAYELPLGMKTNFGFSFTTPSGLAMQWDGVGGGFLKDVSIAMMEFNPVVSIAYDNIFAFGAGVRAIYAFGDFSNTLFVPKSMDKSKCISAFWRSK; encoded by the coding sequence ATGTTAAGACATAAAAGAGTAGTGGGCGTTATTTGTGGGTTGGCTTTGAGTATAGAATCTATGCAGGCTTCTGGCTTTCGTTTGACAGAGCAAAGCTTGAATGGCACGGCACTTAATTCAGCGTTTATCGCTGGGGCTTATGGAGCAGATTCTACCTACTATAATCCTGCAAATATGAGTTTAGGTAGGGATAGTGATAAGTGGGAGTTTGAGGCGAATGGGACGCTTATTTATATCCCTAGCTTTTCATTTGATACTGAAAATAGGGATATGGGGATAAATGTTGAAGCGTCTGGTCTCAGTGGTTTGGTAGCTAATGGGCATTTCTGTGAAAAAGACGGACATTCAAATAAGGTAAATAATAAAGCAGAACCCGGTGTGCCTTGCGGTGCTGCAAGGGTTGGTGGATATGCGACTACAACCTTGCAACCTGTGCCAAAATTCTTTTTAAAATCTCGTGCCTATGAGTTACCATTGGGCATGAAAACAAACTTTGGCTTTTCATTTACTACACCTTCTGGTCTTGCTATGCAGTGGGATGGTGTCGGTGGTGGATTCCTAAAAGATGTAAGTATTGCTATGATGGAGTTTAATCCTGTTGTATCTATAGCTTATGATAATATTTTTGCCTTTGGTGCTGGTGTAAGGGCGATTTATGCCTTCGGTGATTTTTCTAATACGCTTTTTGTGCCGAAAAGTATGGACAAAAGCAAGTGTATTTCAGCATTTTGGCGTTCTAAATGA
- a CDS encoding potassium transporter TrkG: MQIQSIKVLLAGYLGVILLGTLILSMPPMYHTNVSFLEALFTSVSAMTCTGLAIKNTGLDFTTYGQIVICVLIQLGGFGHMSMAGILFLLIGKRLSAAEKDLINVVDNLNNNSVQGIDKAILKAIVFVLIVELIGASLLCPYFVWQLGDLKEGMWVGIFHAISAFNNSGFTILKDGLLPYQADIVVNLVIPMLIIIGGFGYLSSLEFSHFCYAKVRYSRLFTHKAPRMRLSLNTRIVFVMSVLLLICGMINVLIFEWSNPRTLENVPFWDKIMNAFFVSTNYRTSGFNIFDISGFEERTMFFSIFFMMIGGGPGGTAAGIKVTTFAVLVALSIAIVKNRKNTTIFGRTIPQDIVSKAFCVFIIALVYLSVATFFLAIFEPNIPFLPLLFEVVSAFSTVGMSMGDGDSLSLCADFNTIGLLIIMILMISGKIGILAFTLIFMGGARTKHVQYVQEKVLI; this comes from the coding sequence GTGCAGATTCAGAGTATCAAAGTTTTACTTGCAGGATATTTGGGTGTCATTTTGCTTGGGACATTAATCCTAAGTATGCCGCCTATGTACCATACGAATGTGAGCTTTTTAGAAGCCCTTTTCACGAGTGTTTCGGCGATGACTTGCACAGGACTTGCTATAAAGAATACAGGGCTTGACTTTACTACTTATGGACAGATTGTTATTTGCGTGTTAATCCAGCTTGGTGGCTTTGGACACATGAGTATGGCTGGAATCCTTTTCTTACTTATTGGCAAAAGGCTTAGTGCTGCTGAAAAAGATTTAATAAATGTCGTTGATAACCTTAATAATAACTCTGTGCAAGGCATTGATAAAGCGATTTTAAAAGCAATTGTGTTTGTATTAATCGTGGAGTTAATCGGGGCGTCCCTGCTTTGCCCTTATTTTGTATGGCAGCTTGGCGATCTTAAAGAGGGCATGTGGGTTGGAATCTTTCATGCTATTTCTGCGTTTAATAACTCTGGATTTACTATACTAAAAGATGGCTTATTGCCCTATCAAGCAGATATTGTCGTGAATCTTGTTATCCCTATGCTTATTATTATCGGTGGTTTTGGCTATCTTTCATCGCTGGAATTTTCACATTTTTGTTATGCAAAGGTGCGTTATAGTCGCTTATTTACACACAAAGCCCCCCGAATGCGATTAAGCCTTAATACGCGTATTGTGTTCGTTATGAGTGTGTTATTGCTTATTTGCGGTATGATTAATGTGCTTATTTTTGAGTGGTCAAATCCTAGAACACTAGAAAATGTGCCATTTTGGGATAAGATTATGAATGCTTTCTTCGTATCTACAAATTATAGGACTTCTGGTTTTAATATCTTTGATATTAGCGGTTTTGAAGAACGGACAATGTTTTTTTCTATCTTTTTTATGATGATAGGTGGTGGACCGGGGGGAACTGCTGCTGGGATTAAGGTTACAACCTTTGCGGTGCTTGTAGCCCTATCTATTGCTATTGTTAAGAATAGAAAAAATACTACGATTTTTGGACGCACAATACCGCAAGATATTGTGTCAAAGGCATTTTGTGTATTTATTATCGCCCTTGTTTATCTTTCAGTAGCAACCTTTTTTCTGGCTATATTTGAGCCAAACATTCCTTTTTTACCACTTTTATTTGAAGTGGTATCAGCATTTAGCACCGTTGGAATGTCAATGGGCGATGGAGACTCCCTTAGTCTTTGTGCGGATTTTAATACAATCGGGTTGCTTATCATTATGATTTTAATGATCTCTGGTAAAATCGGCATTTTAGCCTTTACGCTTATATTTATGGGTGGGGCAAGGACAAAGCATGTGCAGTATGTGCAAGAGAAGGTTTTGATTTAG
- a CDS encoding potassium channel family protein — protein sequence MAKSYAVLGLGKFGYHVALGLVENGENVILCDNTESSFVNLRDKAEQIYIIDCTDKIALKEAGVNELDIVIVSIGENIEASILTVMALKELNNKKIIAKAISSTHGAILEKLGVDEVVYAERQAANRLLSEITESNVEEIELSANMRACKAIVTSYFVKRSVGTIREEDNVKIVAVRRGETWNIDVDSDFILQRGDVVLFLGLTEHIEAIMQTLEE from the coding sequence ATGGCAAAAAGTTATGCAGTGCTAGGGCTTGGTAAATTTGGCTATCATGTAGCTCTTGGACTTGTGGAAAATGGTGAAAATGTGATTTTATGTGATAATACAGAATCTAGCTTTGTTAATTTACGCGATAAAGCAGAACAGATTTATATTATCGATTGCACGGATAAAATCGCTTTAAAAGAGGCTGGAGTAAATGAACTTGATATTGTCATTGTAAGCATAGGCGAAAATATTGAGGCAAGCATACTCACTGTTATGGCATTAAAAGAGTTAAATAATAAAAAAATCATCGCAAAAGCTATATCAAGCACACATGGAGCAATCCTAGAAAAGCTTGGCGTAGATGAAGTGGTATATGCGGAAAGACAGGCGGCAAATCGATTGCTTAGTGAGATCACAGAATCTAATGTAGAAGAGATTGAGCTAAGTGCAAATATGCGTGCATGCAAGGCTATTGTAACAAGCTATTTTGTAAAGCGAAGTGTTGGCACAATACGAGAGGAAGATAATGTAAAAATCGTTGCTGTGCGTAGGGGCGAGACTTGGAATATTGATGTAGATTCTGATTTTATTTTACAAAGAGGCGATGTGGTACTTTTCTTAGGACTTACAGAACATATAGAAGCGATTATGCAAACTTTGGAGGAATAG
- the thiE gene encoding thiamine phosphate synthase → MKYTRLQGLYGISDTKLTPTKTLIAQLQKAIQGGLKIFQYRDKDSKDSEIIGLVGELQALCNENNVLFVLNDRYELAIKLGVSGLHLGKDEVSQLLDIRESFKGIIGVSCYDSIELAQRYESAKVDYVAFGSLFPSPTKRDAKPCPLSVIVEAKHKLKIPICGIGGICVDNVSLLKECDMIAVISSLWNIDSKNYAPNPAAYPNLADKADKLDTKTTACHTEPLGEVSSMESKKDFSPMTQNDNKQILDSKSTNHANKTTNSSSCSMALEALSELEDMSYLSDMTIHHNSLNRSNCIDKGANLENQDSSQNAPLNPAPTQAVKNQDSKNLAPFKAEDLKNSDYNYITANAKNLIATWQTK, encoded by the coding sequence ATGAAATATACAAGACTACAGGGGCTTTATGGTATCAGTGATACAAAGCTAACGCCTACAAAGACTTTAATAGCACAATTGCAAAAAGCAATACAAGGTGGTTTAAAGATATTTCAATATAGAGATAAAGATTCTAAAGATAGTGAGATTATAGGACTTGTGGGGGAATTACAAGCCTTATGTAATGAAAATAATGTGCTTTTTGTGTTAAATGATAGATATGAGCTTGCTATAAAGCTTGGGGTAAGTGGGCTGCATTTAGGCAAAGATGAAGTATCACAGCTTTTGGATATTAGAGAATCTTTTAAGGGTATTATAGGGGTGAGTTGCTATGATAGCATAGAGTTAGCACAACGCTATGAGAGTGCTAAAGTCGATTATGTAGCTTTTGGGTCTCTCTTTCCCTCACCTACAAAAAGGGACGCTAAGCCTTGTCCTTTAAGCGTTATAGTAGAAGCTAAACATAAACTAAAGATTCCAATATGTGGCATAGGTGGCATTTGTGTAGATAATGTATCTTTACTAAAAGAATGTGATATGATTGCTGTGATTTCTAGTTTGTGGAATATAGATTCTAAAAATTACGCCCCAAACCCCGCAGCCTACCCAAATTTGGCGGATAAAGCGGATAAACTAGATACTAAAACAACCGCTTGTCATACTGAGCCTTTAGGCGAAGTATCTAGCATGGAATCTAAAAAAGATTTTTCGCCTATGACTCAAAATGACAATAAACAGATTCTAGATTCTAAATCAACAAACCACGCAAACAAAACCACAAATTCTAGCAGTTGCTCTATGGCTTTAGAGGCTTTAAGCGAATTAGAAGATATGAGTTATTTAAGTGATATGACTATCCATCACAATTCGCTTAATCGTTCAAATTGTATAGACAAGGGCGCAAATTTAGAGAATCAAGATTCTAGTCAAAATGCACCCCTAAACCCTGCACCCACCCAAGCGGTTAAAAATCAAGATTCTAAAAATCTTGCACCATTTAAGGCAGAAGATCTAAAAAATAGCGATTATAATTACATAACTGCTAATGCAAAGAATCTTATAGCCACATGGCAGACTAAATAA